One genomic window of Roseateles sp. DAIF2 includes the following:
- a CDS encoding nucleoside recognition domain-containing protein encodes MVLNYIWIGFFLIGFGVALARLLGGDLAIFGQVLTGIFDTAKTGFDISLGLVGVMSLWLGIMKIGENAGVIQLFARVMAPFFARIFPEVPKGHPAGGSMVMNFSANMLGLDNAATPLGLKAMKELQELNPQKDTASNAMIMFLVLNTAGITLIPTSVIAIRQALAVDQGLVGFNAADIFLPTLIGTFISFMAGLVAVAIYQRINLFSLPVLAFFGGFIAIMAALFGWLHQYPPEIMAKYIGLLGSLVILSIIVLFIAVGAWRRINVYEIFVEGAKEGFGVAIGIIPYLVAILVAISVFRTTGCMDYVVGGIAWVVGALGLPTDFVPALPVGLMKTLSGSGARGLMVDVMKTYGVDSFEGKLAAIIQGSTETTFYVLAVYFGSVKIAKTRYALTCGLFADIVGLVGAILVGYWFFK; translated from the coding sequence ATGGTGCTCAACTACATCTGGATCGGTTTCTTCCTGATCGGCTTCGGCGTCGCGCTGGCGCGGCTGCTGGGCGGCGACCTGGCGATCTTCGGCCAGGTGTTGACCGGCATCTTCGATACCGCCAAAACCGGCTTCGACATCTCGCTGGGCCTGGTCGGCGTGATGAGCCTCTGGCTGGGCATCATGAAGATCGGCGAGAACGCCGGCGTGATCCAGCTCTTCGCGCGGGTGATGGCGCCGTTCTTCGCGCGCATCTTCCCCGAGGTGCCCAAGGGCCACCCGGCCGGCGGCTCGATGGTGATGAACTTCTCCGCCAATATGCTGGGTCTGGACAACGCGGCCACGCCGCTGGGCCTGAAGGCGATGAAGGAGCTGCAGGAGCTGAATCCGCAGAAGGACACCGCCAGCAACGCGATGATCATGTTCCTGGTGTTGAACACCGCGGGCATCACCCTGATCCCGACCTCGGTGATCGCGATCCGCCAGGCGCTGGCGGTGGACCAGGGGCTGGTCGGCTTCAACGCGGCGGACATCTTTTTGCCCACCCTGATCGGCACCTTCATCTCCTTCATGGCCGGCCTGGTGGCGGTTGCGATCTACCAGCGTATCAATCTGTTCAGCCTGCCGGTGCTGGCCTTCTTCGGCGGCTTCATCGCGATCATGGCGGCCCTGTTCGGCTGGCTGCACCAGTACCCGCCGGAGATCATGGCCAAGTACATCGGCCTGCTCGGCAGCCTGGTGATCCTGTCGATCATCGTGCTGTTCATCGCGGTCGGGGCCTGGCGGCGCATCAATGTCTATGAGATCTTCGTCGAGGGCGCGAAGGAGGGTTTCGGCGTTGCGATCGGCATCATTCCCTACCTGGTCGCGATCCTGGTCGCGATCTCGGTGTTCCGAACCACGGGCTGCATGGACTATGTGGTGGGCGGCATCGCCTGGGTGGTGGGCGCGCTGGGCCTGCCGACCGATTTCGTGCCGGCCCTGCCGGTGGGCCTGATGAAGACCCTGTCGGGCAGCGGCGCGCGCGGCCTGATGGTGGACGTGATGAAGACCTATGGCGTCGACAGCTTCGAGGGCAAGCTGGCCGCGATCATCCAGGGCTCGACCGAGACCACCTTCTATGTGCTGGCGGTCTACTTCGGCAGCGTCAAGATCGCCAAGACCCGCTATGCGCTGACCTGCGGCCTGTTTGCCGACATCGTCGGCCTGGTCGGCGCGATCCTGGTCGGCTACTGGTTCTTCAAGTGA